A section of the Humulus lupulus chromosome 2, drHumLupu1.1, whole genome shotgun sequence genome encodes:
- the LOC133817721 gene encoding LOB domain-containing protein 40-like has product MRMSCNGCRILRKGCSENCSIRPCLQWIKNPESQANATVFLAKFYGRAGLMNLINAGPEHHRPAIFRSLLYEACGRIVNPIYGSVGLLWSGSWHLCQAAVEAVLKGAPITPITSEAAVSSHGPPLKAYDIRHVSKDENSAASNDPTNQQRLTKTRCRFKRTVIKPKARKATEFEVEGTRCDTTQSKWAGYCAEEVNRSTSHDSSVSHQSDTAPNVDGDSKETETSMVSVETAEVSLLFRAEPESATKPDNETARDNDPGLELTLGFEPAPHARRHVVPVKKRRIEAAGSDGCATSDDGACKIELGLEYPA; this is encoded by the exons ATGCGGATGAGTTGTAATGGTTGCCGAATATTAAGAAAAGGGTGTAGCGAAAATTGTAGTATTAGGCCTTGTCTTCAGTGGATCAAGAATCCCGAGTCTCAAGCCAACGCCACTGTTTTCCTCGCCAAGTTTTATGGCCGCGCTGGGCTTATGAACCTCATAAACGCCGGTCCCGAACACCATCGCCCTG CGATTTTTCGTTCATTATTGTACGAAGCATGTGGCCGGATTGTCAACCCGATATATGGTTCGGTTGGGTTGTTGTGGTCCGGGAGTTGGCATCTCTGTCAAGCCGCCGTCGAAGCCGTTCTTAAGGGTGCTCCGATTACGCCGATCACTTCCGAAGCCGCCGTGAGTAGCCATGGACCGCCTCTCAAGGCGTACGATATTCGTCACGTGTCGAAGGACGAGAACTCCGCTGCTTCAAACGATCCCACCAATCAGCAGCGATTGACGAAGACCCGGTGCCGGTTCAAACGAACCGTTATTAAGCCCAAGGCAAGGAAGGCGACCGAGTTCGAAGTGGAGGGAACTCGCTGCGACACGACTCAATCAAAGTGGGCGGGTTACTGCGCCGAGGAGGTAAATCGTTCGACGAGTCACGACTCGTCGGTGAGTCACCAGTCCGACACTGCGCCCAACGTCGATGGCGACAGTAAAGAGACAGAGACAAGCATGGTTTCAGTCGAGACCGCCGAGGTGTCTCTGTTGTTCAGAGCTGAGCCTGAGTCAGCCACCAAGCCCGACAATGAGACGGCGAGGGATAATGATCCGGGTCTGGAGCTGACACTGGGCTTTGAGCCGGCCCCGCATGCACGTCGCCATGTGGTTCCTGTGAAGAAGAGAAGGATCGAGGCCGCCGGTAGTGACGGATGCGCCACCTCTGATGATGGCGCGTGTAAGATAGAGTTAGGGTTGGAATATCCGGCTTGA